Proteins encoded by one window of Candidatus Zixiibacteriota bacterium:
- a CDS encoding decarboxylase, which yields MSKSSEDYSHRIAALLKQPIPRLERSELEAYVRGFIGRRDSFLQLVRGHGSPLYALDKEALISRAREFRAVFRSRFPSVTPFYAVKSNNCPEIARLLVADGYGLDVSSGEELQLALDSGASAIIFSGPGKSDTELALAVNNADRVTIMLDSFGELQRLERVAGGLGRVVRTGVRVSTAESGIWRKFGTPLETLGEFFEQAVRCRFVQLKGIQFHISWNMNPSNQVLFVMRLGQAIKSLTAQQQDAIEFLDIGGGYWPPRGEWLQPAATPEGIIGSAIGERAGSPLDHRVSRASPLDDFARSVAQAVDDHMPAGKNITLYFEPGRWVCHEAMHILVKVVDRKAADLVITDAGTNAVGWERYESDYFPVINLTRPSLEERECLVAGSLCTPHDLWGYTYFGDDIQPEDVLLIPDQGAYTYSLRQHFIKPLPPVVVMTGPGRPVSNQGSR from the coding sequence ATGAGCAAAAGCTCCGAGGACTACTCTCACCGCATCGCCGCGCTGCTGAAGCAGCCGATACCGCGGCTTGAGCGCTCAGAACTTGAAGCCTATGTACGGGGGTTTATCGGGCGCCGTGACTCGTTTCTGCAATTAGTCCGCGGCCACGGCTCGCCGCTTTACGCGCTGGACAAGGAAGCGCTGATCTCGCGTGCGAGGGAGTTCCGGGCGGTTTTCCGCAGCCGATTTCCGTCGGTAACGCCTTTCTATGCGGTTAAGAGCAACAACTGCCCGGAGATCGCCCGCCTGCTGGTAGCCGACGGTTACGGCCTGGATGTTTCCAGCGGCGAGGAACTGCAGTTGGCACTCGATTCGGGGGCGTCGGCGATCATCTTCAGCGGTCCCGGCAAGTCCGATACGGAGCTCGCCCTGGCTGTCAACAACGCGGACCGGGTAACGATCATGTTGGACAGCTTTGGCGAACTGCAGCGGCTGGAGCGGGTGGCCGGAGGGCTGGGCCGCGTGGTTCGAACGGGGGTCCGTGTCAGCACGGCAGAGTCGGGTATCTGGCGCAAATTCGGAACGCCGCTCGAAACACTCGGCGAGTTTTTCGAGCAGGCAGTGCGATGTCGGTTCGTTCAGCTCAAAGGAATTCAGTTTCATATCAGTTGGAACATGAACCCGTCGAACCAGGTACTGTTCGTTATGCGACTGGGTCAGGCAATCAAGAGTTTGACAGCACAGCAGCAGGACGCAATCGAGTTTCTCGATATCGGCGGCGGGTACTGGCCGCCACGGGGTGAGTGGTTGCAGCCGGCGGCGACACCGGAAGGTATTATCGGCTCTGCAATTGGAGAGAGGGCCGGCAGCCCGCTCGATCATCGTGTGAGTCGGGCATCGCCGCTCGATGATTTCGCCCGAAGTGTGGCCCAAGCCGTAGACGACCACATGCCGGCGGGCAAGAACATAACGCTGTACTTCGAGCCGGGGCGGTGGGTTTGCCATGAGGCCATGCATATACTTGTCAAAGTGGTAGATCGCAAGGCGGCTGACCTGGTAATAACCGATGCCGGCACCAACGCAGTGGGCTGGGAGCGGTACGAATCCGACTACTTCCCGGTGATAAACCTCACAAGGCCGTCACTGGAAGAGCGAGAGTGTCTGGTGGCCGGATCGCTGTGCACGCCGCACGACCTGTGGGGCTACACTTACTTTGGGGATGACATCCAGCCGGAGGATGTCCTCCTGATACCTGACCAGGGGGCATATACGTATAGCCTCCGTCAGCATTTCATTAAACCGTTGCCGCCGGTGGTGGTCATGACCGGGCCGGGGCGGCCAGTTTCTAATCAGGGGAGTCGGTAG